The following are encoded in a window of Podospora pseudoanserina strain CBS 124.78 chromosome 6, whole genome shotgun sequence genomic DNA:
- a CDS encoding hypothetical protein (COG:P; EggNog:ENOG503NVZY), with translation MPPPVLTHFPRSIDILLQLTQKLVHFSAIMEYIDSAKNALRTDFTWNRVGHLAARGARAFPQASVEYVLDKFPIIGWLPRYNYRWIINDIIAGLTIGLMLIPQGLSYAKIATIPVQYGLMSSWAPSAIYAFMGTTKDLSTGPTSLISLLTAEIIEALHGEEWSPVEIASAVAMMMGIYGMAIGFLKLGFLLEFISLPVLSGFISAVAITIILNQMDSLLGEPNVGDGTATQIRDIFQQLPQANGYACAIGFTGILLLTVLDQAGKRWGEKNRIIWFLSITRAFIALVIFTGVGYAVNHSRGASENYLFDVAKVQADGQEPPKVPSAALLSKVASRSIAVFVGSAVEHTAIARAFAVRNSYVTDQSQELTYFGVTNVFNSFFHAMGVGGAMSRTAVNSACNVKSPLSGFVTTAVVLVSIFKLVGTLYWIPKATLAAIIITAVWPLMSSPRVFYGYWKTSLADFISSMIAFWVSLFVSTELGIASAVGFNILYVLLRQVFATVRSLPDPQSSTSSELPLPLSVPHGDIPSHVNLPPDVHVFAFTDSLFFPNAYHAKHAIIDTVKTLHVPIFNGSCGLEQERQWSVTGEKRIAKLRRQAGITGGTHLPPIGLLVLDFGRTNHVDVTACTHMKAMVKEVRMYGGASVEVRFANMSEYVRQRFERAGWTLVDGWPAGSDGGSQDGNKVTRVFDSLVDAVVAPRQLSTRLGTSGSEKSSGKSVKEGREKVSMREQV, from the exons ATGCCCCCCCCGGTTCTTACACACTTCCCACGAAGCATTGACATTCTTCTCCAACTTACTCAAAAGCTTGTTCATTTCTCAGCCATTATGGAGTACATTGACTCTGCAAAGAATGCCTTGCGGACCGACTTTACTTGGAACCGGGTCGGCCACCTTGCAGCAAGAGGAGCTCGTGCCTTTCCCCAGGCCAGTGTTGAATATGTCCTGGACAAATTTCCCATCATCGGATGGTTACCTCGGTACAACTACCGATGGATCATCAACGACATCATTGCTGGCTTAACCATCGGGCTCATGTTGATTCCTCAAGGACTTTCCTACGCTAAGATCGCCACCATTCCTGTTCAGTATGGCCTCATGTCTAGCTGGGCTCCATCGGCCATCTATGCCTTTATGGGAACCACAAAGG ATCTCTCGACCGGTCCTACCTCCCTTATCAGTCTCCTCACGGCGGAAATCATCGAGGCTCTTCACGGTGAGGAGTGGTCGCCGGTGGAGATTGCGTCGGCAGTTGCTATGATGATGGGCATATATGGTATGGCAATTGGATTTCTCAAGCTTGGCTTCCTCTTGGAGTTCATCTCCCTTCCCGTCTTGAGCGGGTTTATATCAGCGGTCGCGATCACGATCATTCTTAACCAGATGGACTCTCTTCTGGGCGAACCCAACGTCGGCGACGGCACTGCCACGCAAATTCGAGACATCTTCCAGCAGTTGCCCCAGGCCAACGGCTATGCATGTGCCATTGGATTCACAGGTATACTCCTCCTCACAGTGCTTGACCAGGCCGGCAAGAGATGGGGGGAAAAGAACAGAATCATCTGGTTCCTATCCATCACCCGGGCTTTCATTGCACTGGTCATTTTCACTGGCGTCGGATATGCTGTCAATCATTCTCGTGGAGCTTCCGAGAACTACCTGTTTGATGTTGCCAAGGTTCAAGCAGATGGACAAGAACCACCTAAGGTGCCCAGTGCCGCCCTATTGTCCAAAGTTGCGTCCCGCAGCATCGCCGTCTTCGTCGGCTCCGCAGTGGAGCATACGGCGATTGCCCGCGCCTTCGCGGTTAGGAACAGCTACGTCACAGACCAGAGCCAGGAGCTGACATACTTCGGCGTCACCAACGTCTTCAACTCTTTTTTCCACGCAATGGGTGTCGGTGGCGCCATGTCCCGAACGGCCGTCAACTCTGCCTGCAACGTCAAATCTCCCTTGTCAGGGTTCGTGACCACGGCTGTTGTGCTTGTGTCCATCTTCAAACTCGTTGGAACCCTCTATTGGATCCCCAAAGCAACCTTGGCcgctatcatcatcaccgcaGTTTGGCCGCTGATGTCATCACCCAGAGTCTTCTACGGGTACTGGAAGACATCACTCGCCGACTTCATCTCTTCCATGATTGCATTTTGGGTGTCTCTGTTTGTTTCAACTGAGCTGGGCATTGCATCAGCTGTGGGGTTCAACATTCTATATGTCCTGCTCCGACAAGTCTTCGCAACTGTCCGGTCCCTGCCAGATCCCCAAAGCTCGACCAGCTCTGAACTTCCGCTTCCCCTTTCGGTTCCTCATGGCGATATCCCCTCGCATGTCAACCTGCCTCCGGATGTCCACGTTTTCGCCTTCACTgacagcctcttcttcccaaaTGCGTACCACGCCAAACATGCCATCATCGACACTGTGAAGACATTGCATGTCCCAATCTTCAATGGCAGTTGTGGCCTGGAGCAGGAACGACAGTGGTCAGTGACCGGGGAGAAGAGAATTGCCAAGCTGAGGAGACAAGCGGGCATTACTGGTGGCACACATTTGCCTCCGATCGGCTTGCTAGTCCTCGATTTTGGGCGAACCAACCATGTTGATGTCACTGCCTGTACGCACATGAAGGCCATGGTTAAAGAGGTTAGAATGTACGGCGGTGCTTCTGTGGAGGTGAGATTTGCCAACATGTCAGAATATGTCCGCCAACGCTTCGAAAGAGCTGGGTGGACGTTGGTGGACGGCTGGCCGGCCGGATCTGATGGAGGATCGCAAGATGGGAACAAGGTTACTCGAGTGTTTGACAGTCTTGTTGACGCAGTTGTGGCCCCTAGACAGCTGAGCACCAGACTTGGCACGTCGGGGAGTGAGAAGAGTAGTGGCAAGAGCGTcaaagaaggaagagagaaagtGAGCATGAGAGAACAAGTATGA
- a CDS encoding hypothetical protein (EggNog:ENOG503NVP3; COG:S) gives MVYGGKPSRGCRTCRQRRIKCDEEKPTCKRCEKSRRECGGYRPEFEIVHRDQTKSTVHRLRNAQSTSPPPPLADAAEYSARALVFVQEEPQSWGSDSASPSPVLTVPLAQRASCYFASNFILVPLTESTPHGFMEYLIPLIESEPAESSLRYAFNACAFALLSHHNRSDSFDLAQLSLKEHTLALGGTYKALGHPTKATAHATLATVLLLSLYESITANRESRMLAWRSHIDGAVNIIKSRGRDDICRTKTGALLFSAVRHQLVSRTLSSGMPIPFGTNWWMSSGVENNTLLATSQHLALKYTDLRTESNHLLVGQARSPQSLEQIYRLIQKVEALDREIMSWQASVPRQFCFQTLCWVYEDNIGLSKGGDYAKVDVFPGRVDIYPDFVTASAWNISRVSRLLLAALSIRLTAYCCSPIDYRTTPGYRTSKSICEETISEILASVPYHFGWHTKHKDGFNTSSGISGFACGDEGPLKALPAFLVLWPLTCVKNHDITTEEQRLWAKGRLKVITENIGLKYAQIVNDVELRFPSMLIGRDGLPVSPNPFAGPGLPLRPVEAPPTPESMASTESPPPS, from the exons ATGGTCTATGGCGGGAAGCCCTCGAGAGGGTGCCGCACATGTCGACAGCGTCGTATAAAG TgtgacgaggagaagccTACCTGCAAACGCTGTGAGAAGTCCCGAAGAGAGTGTGGTGGTTACCGGCCCGAGTTCGAGATCGTCCACCGAGACCAGACCAAATCCACCGTTCATCGTTTGCGCAACGCGCAAAGcacatcaccgcctccaccgctcGCCGACGCTGCCGAATACAGCGCTCGCGCTCTTGTCTTTGTGCAGGAAGAACCTCAGTCATGGGGCTCGGATAGCGCGAGCCCATCCCCGGTGTTAACAGTACCTCTTGCACAGCGAGCATCGTGCTACTTTGCCTCCAACTTTATCCTCGTGCCCCTGACTGAGAGTACCCCGCACGGGTTCATGGAGTATCTTATTCCACTCATTGAATCAGAACCAGCCGAGAGTTCCCTGCGCTACGCCTTCAACGCCTGCGCATTCGCACTTCTCAGCCACCACAACCGATCCGACAGTTTTGACCTTGCTCAGCTATCTCTCAAAGAGCATACACTTGCGCTCGGGGGGACTTATAAAGCCCTCGGCCACCCCACCAAAGCCACCGCCCACGCCACGTTAGCTACGGTGCTCCTGTTGTCTTTATATGAG AGTATCACTGCCAACAGAGAAAGTCGCATGCTAGCGTGGCGCTCGCATATCGATGGCGCCGTCAACATCATTAAGTCGCGAGGCCGCGATGACATCTGCCGAACAAAAACAGGGGCCCTGCTGTTCTCAGCAGTTCGGCACCAGCTG GTCTCACGGACACTGTCCTCGGGCATGCCGATTCCCTTTGGTACAAACTGGTGGATGTCAAGTGGTGTTGAAAACAACACGCTGCTTGCCACATCTCAGCATCTCGCACTCAAATATACAGACCTCCGAACAGAATCGAACCACTTGCTAGTAGGGCAAGCCAGGTCCCCTCAGTCCCTGGAGCAAATTTACCGGCTCATCCAGAAAGTAGAGGCCCTAGATCGCGAAATCATGAGCTGGCAAGCCTCAGTTCCAAGACAGTTCTGCTTTCAGACCTTGTGCTGGGTCTATGAGGACAACATAGGCCTGTCCAAGGGTGGAGACTACGCCAAAGTGGATGTGTTCCCAGGCCGCGTTGACATATACCCCGACTTTGTCACGGCTAGTGCCTGGAACATTTCAAGGGTCTCTCGGTTGCTGTTGGCAGCGCTCAGTATCCGCTTGACGGCGTACTGTTGTTCTCCCATTGACTATCGCACGACCCCGGGATACCGTACCTCTAAAAGTATATGTGAGGAGACTATTTCAGAGATTCTAGCCTCGGTGCCTTATCATTTCGGCTGGCACACGAAGCATAAAGACGGTTTCAACACAAGCTCAGGTATTTCCGGCTTCGCTTGTGGTGACGAAGGTCCCCTTAAAGCGCTCCCTGCCTTTCTCGTCCTGTGGCCATTAACCTGTGTCAAAAACCACGACATCACAACCGAGGAACAGCGGTTGTGGGCCAAGGGGAGATTAAAGGTGATCACAGAAAATATTGGGCTAAAATATGCTCAAATAGTCAACGAC GTCGAGCTTCGCTTCCCCTCTATGCTTATTGGCCGTGATGGGCTGCCAGTCAGCCCGAATCCATTTGCTGGGCCAGGACTTCCCCTCAGACCGGTGGAAGCACCCCCGACCCCGGAGAGCATGGCATCCACGGAAAGCCCCCCTCCGAGTTGA
- a CDS encoding hypothetical protein (EggNog:ENOG503P5PS; COG:S), producing MHELLLSSVIKEHEVPKILALLGGFTEMHERHQFTRVQHFEPSPAVKGISTIKELQKERHTNASHWNELHQILTKQPCTIQVRTRLTDSEVEGAKKGPRLLRWTELPDPPSQRLPPYMTQRRTVEIIDLGLEKILADNKRVSNIFEESYHWWQRDYFTEFALIRTWIAEDSLPSDKVMNLSAREPYAPYWMLNVRTLVESSPERMQQAQTQLEKVRDQFKDVLDFKIFDRRAMDTRILPVVTV from the exons ATGCACGAGCTACTCCTCTCGTCTGTCATCAAAGAGCATGAAGTTCCAAAGATACTGGCTCTACTTGGCGGCTTTACCGAGATGCATGAGCGACATCAATTCACGCGTGTTCAACACTTtgagcccagcccagcagtGAAAGGCATCTCGACTATCAAAGAACTCCAGAAAGAGCGACACACAAATGCTTCACACTGGAACGAACTGCATCAGATCCTAACCAAGCAACCCTGCACCATCCAAGTGCGCACACGCCTCACTGACAGTGAAGTCGAGGGTGCCAAGAAGGG ACCTCGTCTTCTCCGGTGGACGGAGCTTCCCGATCCTCCCAGCCAACGATTACCTCCTTACATGACGCAGCGAAGAACAGTTGAAATCATTGATCTCGGACTGGAAAAAATACTGGCCGACAACAA GCGAGTGTCCAACATTTTTGAAGAATCATACCACTGGTGGCAGAGAGATTACTTTACTGAGTTTGCCCTGATCCGGACCTGGATCGCTGAGGACTCCTTGCCTTCTGACAAAGTCATGAATCTCTCGGCTCGAGAGCCCTACGCCCCGTACTGGATGCTCAATGTGCGGACTCTGGTGGAATCGTCACCCGAGAGGATGCAACAGGCCCAGACACAGCTGGAGAAAGTTCGGGACCAGTTCAAAGATGTGCTGGACTTCAAAATATTTGACCGCAGAGCTATGGACACGAGAATCCTTCCAGTGGTTACTGTGTAG
- a CDS encoding hypothetical protein (EggNog:ENOG502S3YM; COG:S) has translation MPPSQLATLPIAANAFVTLFVGFGINAILRPEHALTFFEWTLPANIADAETVSSLTAIYGVRDIFMGLALYSAAIWGTKKSLGWTLIAASAVAFADGCICYTHGQGHGDHWGYAPLLTIVGTLLTGLFD, from the coding sequence ATGCCACCTTCGCAGCTCGCAACCCTACCCATCGCAGCCAATGCTTTTGTTACCCTCTTTGTTGGCTTTGGAATCAATGCGATACTGCGTCCCGAACATGCACTCACTTTCTTCGAGTGGACCCTTCCCGCCAACATCGCCGACGCCGAGACAGTCAGCAGCTTGACAGCCATCTACGGAGTCCGTGACATCTTCATGGGCCTTGCTCTCTACTCAGCTGCCATCTGGGGCACTAAGAAATCTTTGGGCTGGACTTTGATTGCGGCGAGCGCCGTCGCCTTTGCTGATGGCTGTATTTGCTACACCCACGGGCAGGGACATGGAGATCATTGGGGATATGCACCGTTACTCACGATAGTTGGCACGCTGCTGACTGGTCTATTTGACTGA
- a CDS encoding hypothetical protein (MEROPS:MER0037714; COG:F; COG:Q; EggNog:ENOG503NU83), whose protein sequence is MAAALGHARAFVGPVIHSLSVSKLEITPLALLIIDPQGKINKLVKLEPDGLAEQLDQALDHLPFCLDRTNTTHLNLGEFLIPGFVDTHNHAPQYAQRGLGQGMHILDWLSKITFPNEAKFSDPAYARKIYTACVEGFLRQGITTASYFGSVHAEATKILADICLQKRQRAYVGKCNMTRNSPDFYVEKSAGDSLRETRECISHVRAIDPAGRLVKYVITPRFAISCDEETLKGLGDIRSENEDLAVQTHFNEAKQEMEETQRLFPQFGGSEADLYQEFGLLGKRTILAHCCYMDEHELEIIEKLGCGVAHCPIANMTVGGGFMAAPVRELLDKKIKVGLGTDSGGGFSSSMLDAMRQAMIASNAREVMSGGKDKGLSIAEVFYLATLGGAAVCCLEDKIGSFEAGKDFDGLIIGTKGADQGIMTMVEEDDTLETVFEKFIMTGDDRNIVEVYVKGQRACVSTS, encoded by the coding sequence ATGGCCGCCGCGCTGGGACATGCAAGAGCTTTTGTCGGGCCCGTCATCCATTCTCTCTCGGTCTCGAAGCTCGAGATTACTCCCTTGGCCCTGCTGATTATTGATCCTCAAGGCAAGATAAACAAACTAGTCAAGCTCGAGCCGGATGGTTTGGCAGAACAACTAGACCAAGCCCTCGACCACCTTCCTTTTTGCCTCGACCGAACCAACACCACGCACCTCAACCTGGGCGAATTCCTCATACCTGGTTTTGTCGACACCCACAACCACGCCCCTCAGTATGCTCAGCGAGGACTAGGCCAGGGAATGCACATCCTCGACTGGCTCTCCAAGATCACTTTTCCCAACGAGGCCAAGTTTTCCGATCCGGCCTATGCCCGCAAGATCTACACTGCCTGCGTGGAGGGGTTCTTGAGACAAGGCATCACCACTGCGAGCTACTTCGGTTCTGTACACGCTGAGGCGACGAAGATACTGGCTGACATCTGCTTGCAAAAGAGGCAGAGGGCGTACGTAGGAAAGTGCAACATGACGCGCAACTCGCCCGACTTTTACGTGGAAAAAAGTGCGGGGGACTCGCTGAGGGAGACCAGAGAGTGCATATCACATGTCAGAGCCATAGATCCAGCAGGGAGGTTGGTAAAGTATGTCATCACACCTCGATTTGCCATCTCTTGTGACGAAGAAACACTCAAAGGGCTGGGGGACATTCGGAGCGAGAACGAGGATCTGGCAGTGCAAACGCACTTCAATGAGGCTAagcaggagatggaggagactCAGCGGCTGTTCCCGCAGTTTGGTGGGAGCGAGGCAGATCTATACCAGGAGTTTGGGCTGCTAGGGAAGAGAACGATACTGGCGCACTGCTGCTATATGGATGAGCACGAACTGGAAATAATTGAGAAGTTGGGCTGTGGAGTGGCGCACTGCCCGATAGCAAACATGAcagtgggaggggggtttatGGCAGCCCCAGTAAGGGAGCTCTTGGATAAAAAGATCAAGGTTGGGCTTGGCACGGATAGTGGTGGCGGGTTTTCCAGTAGCATGTTGGATGCCATGCGGCAGGCTATGATCGCCAGTAACGCAAGAGAGGTGATGTCTGGAGGTAAGGACAAGGGACTAAGCATTGCCGAGGTCTTTTACCTGGCAACCCTGGGAGGAGCTGCAGTCTGCTGCCTCGAAGACAAGATTGGAAGTTTCGAGGCCGGAAAGGATTTTGATGGACTGATCATTGGCACCAAAGGAGCCGACCAAGGAATCATGACAatggtggaagaggatgacaCACTGGAGACGGTGTTTGAAAAGTTCATCATGACTGGGGATGACAGGAATATTGTTGAAGTTTATGTCAAGGGGCAAAGAGCCTGTGTTTCAACCAGCTGA
- a CDS encoding hypothetical protein (COG:E; EggNog:ENOG503NX6H) has protein sequence MVNHGSWESRGLGCRYKTFPRCQFFVCQLSHITVLHWPAFTMHATLKSFGLVSILSVAGTSAASGGYVVGPTLQTDILAAAALGKLTLHAAQNRDATTCTLENVAIRREWGSLSAANRQAYTNAVRCLMEHPSLLDPLEVPGAKTRFDDFVAVHINQTFSIHGTANFLSWHRYFTYAFEQALRSECNYNGYHPYWNWGKYAHNPLNSPVFDGSSTSMSGNGEYVPHNCTDGLPTGLNCIPPGSGGGCVTTGPFANMSVNLGPIAPTLAAPGVVPASSLFAYNPRCLRRDISSWVSSNWTTDFESYDLISNYTDILSFQNRMQGDFATGFYGVHTGGHFTIGGDPGGDLFASPGEPAFYLHHAQIDRVWWIWQNLHPETRTNAIGGTITLNNFPPSRNGTLDDLLDLGVAGPAAGVLEIRDVMSTIGIGGGPLCYIYV, from the exons ATGGTCAACCATGGTTCCTGGGAGTCCCGGGGTCTTGGTTGCCGGTATAAAACATTCCCGAGATGTCAGTTTTTCGTGTGCCAACTCTCTCACATCACTGTCCTTCACTGGCCCGCCTTCACCATGCACGCGACATTGAAGTCTTTTGGACTGGTCAGTATTCTCTCCGTAGCCGGCACTTCGGCGGCGTCGGGAGGCTACGTGGTCGGCCCGACCCTTCAAACAGATATCCTCGCTGCGGCAGCtctcggcaagctcaccCTCCACGCTGCCCAGAATCGTGATGCCACAACCTGTACCTTAGAGAATGTCGCTATTAGACGTGAATG GGGATCACTTTCTGCGGCAAACAGGCAAGCGTACACCAACGCAGTCAGATGTCTCATGGAACACCCGTCCCTCCTTGATCCCCTTGAGGTTCCGGGGGCCAAGACACGCTTTGATGACTTCGTGGCCGTTCACATCAACCAAACCTTTTCCATCCATGGCACTGCGAACTTCCTATCATGGCACCGGTATTTTACCTATGCATTCGAGCAGGCTTTGCGAAGCGAATGCAATTACAACGGCTACCACCCCTACTGGAACTGGGGCAAGTATGCCCACAACCCTCTCAACTCGCCTGTTTTTGACgggtcctccacctcaatGAGCGGGAACGGCGAGTACGTCCCTCACAATTGCACCGACGGCTTGCCCACGGGACTCAATTGTATTCCACCTGGCTCTGGCGGCGGTTGCGTTACCACTGGTCCCTTTGCCAACATGTCAGTGAACCTCGGTCCAATTGCACCAACCCTCGCGGCACCTGGCGTCGTTCCCGCATCGTCCCTGTTTGCCTACAACCCGCGCTGCCTCCGCCGTGATATCTCATCATGGGTCAGCTCCAACTGGACGACTGACTTTGAGAGCTACGACCTCATCAGCAACTACACTGACATTTTGTCTTTCCAGAACCGCATGCAAGGTGACTTTGCCACCGGTTTCTACGGGGTTCACACCGGAGGCCATTTCACCATCGGCGGCGATCCGGGCGGTGATCTCTTTGCCAGCCCCGGTGAACCGGCGTTTTATCTGCATCATGCTCAGATCGATCGTGTGTGGTGGATCTGGCAGAATCTCCACCCCGAGACCAGGACGAATGCTATTGGGGGCACCATCACGCTTAACAACTTTCCGCCCTCGAGGAACGGTACACTGGATGATTTGCTCGACTTGGGTGTAGCTGGGCCTGCAGCGGGGGTGTTGGAAATTCGCGATGTGATGAGTACGATTGGAATTGGAGGTGGGCCCTTGTGCTACATTTATGTGTAA
- a CDS encoding hypothetical protein (COG:S; EggNog:ENOG503PBH0) has protein sequence MPSVPAWLAFESRVHLLSRLVLETFGQPTASHNDLGQIKTNEYCQRQCNGCGEVCDLIRWGEVQRRQDSSFEGCSSPRLLHHSFLDLDYCARVSGCDTCRTFRRAFLLEQITGRDVETLTNPDLQSPVYAVLSIESSGDRLLLTSTPPQKPSFSATVSLNHEPRHLANDPTKRGASLNTNFQELRRVIQDCHCNHECSSRYRWSRRNPTWLLEIKDSDHVRLVRGPENLVDYVVLSYSWGDPTEMPAAEWARIKGAGTKTKDGVPVPERLNTFPSWHLPETMQDAICITKNLGYSYLWIDNVCIPKGTNWDTEASLMHEVYGNAAFTLVASSSSKATDRMIKDRLAWSHRSKAVKLRGKWLHNTQMPLDKIRLESPVARRSWTLQEERLSPRVLYWTEQRWYWSCPENQVAELEELGHVTPINNNMVRRSPQLFLELCRTGDIEKLHEEWLDIVEAYTPRDLVEPRDRFLAIAGLAVRFYSAKAEAGGSFISDEYLAGLWKDNFARHLAWSVTKGANSQQNLQHIAPSWSWASLPLRIETNTKHAFKPSDHFKFISVVEEKIHPANGMPMANPDSLSRGRAMEERGRGVKVVDVEGRFRRFVSANAKQVSWDAIEWRRAKRVGFNFAAFPGQDLFARQDSDGRIVTKDAHSGEIVGQLDYCVPDEVPRSPFAPYVPCGGEKDIMCLELGESAMLLLVKNPACGQQEIYRRIGVAIGYQNRKGFFYGCETRTVRLA, from the exons atGCCATCCGTACCTGCTTGGCTCG CCTTCGAGAGCCGTGTCCATCTCTTGAGCCGTTTAGTGCTGGAGACGTTTGGCCAGCCAACAGCAAGTCACAACGACCTGGGCCAGATCAAGACAAATGAATACTGCCAACGACAGTGCAATGGCTGTGGTGAGGTCTGCGACCTGATCCGGTGGGGCGAGGTGCAACGGAGGCAAGACAGCTCTTTCGAAGGTTGTTCGTCGCCACGCCTGCTTCACCACAGTTTCCTAGACCTCGACTATTGCGCCAGAGTATCCGGTTGCGACACTTGCCGCACTTTCCGCCGGGCGTTTCTCTTGGAGCAGATCACGGGTCGAGACGTCGAGACTTTAACCAATCCCGACCTCCAATCGCCCGTGTATGCTGTTTTAAGCATCGAGTCTTCCGGTGACAGACTACTGCTCACGTCCACGCCCCCTCAAAAGCCATCCTTCTCTGCTACGGTTTCTCTTAATCACGAGCCCCGCCATCTAGCCAACGATCCAACCAAAAGGGGTGCTAGTCTCAACACCAACTTTCAAGAGCTTCGACGGGTCATACAGGACTGCCACTGCAACCACGAATGCTCATCAAGATACCGTTGGTCACGCCGGAATCCGACGTGGCTTCTTGAGATCAAAGACAGCGATCACGTTCGCCTAGTCAGAGGCCCCGAGAATCTGGTGGATTATGTGGTACTTAGCTACTCGTGGGGGGATCCGACCGAGATGCCCGCGGCTGAGTGGGCCAGAATTAAAGGAGCTGgtaccaagaccaaggatgGCGTCCCTGTCCCGGAGAGATTGAACACCTTTCCATCATGGCATCTGCCAGAAACCATGCAGGACGCGATTTGCATTACCAAGAACCTCGGGTATAGCTACCTTTGGATCGACAATGTATGTATCCCCAAAGGGACGAACTGGGACACGGAGGCATCCCTGATGCACGAAGTGTATGGAAATGCGGCCTTCACCCTCGTCGCCTCATCCAGCTCCAAGGCGACCGACCGTATGATCAAAGACCGGCTGGCTTGGTCACATCGCAGCAAAGCGGTCAAACTGCGCGGCAAGTGGCTCCACAATACACAAATGCCGCTGGACAAGATCAGGCTTGAGTCGCCAGTGGCAAGGAGATCATGGACGTTGCAGGAAGAACGATTATCACCACGGGTTTTGTACTGGACCGAACAGCGGTGGTATTGGTCCTGTCCGGAAAATCAAGTGGCAGAGCTTGAAGAGCTGGGACATGTTACTCCCATCAATAATAACATGGTGCGGAGGTCTCCTCAGCTGTTTCTTGAACTTTGCCGTACAGGAGATATTGAAAAGCTTCACGAGGAATGGCTTGACATCGTCGAGGCATATACGCCGCGAGATTTGGTGGAGCCTAGAGATCGGTTTCTGGCCATTGCCGGGCTCGCGGTTCGCTTTTACAGTGCCAAAGCCGAGGCCGGCGGTTCGTTCATCAGTGATGAATATTTGGCAGGTTTATGGAAGGACAACTTTGCCCGGCATCTTGCCTGGTCTGTCACCAAGGGGGCGAATTCGCAACAAAATCTGCAACACATTGCACCCTCATGGTCATGGGCTTCGCTCCCCCTCCGGATAGAAACTAATACGAAGCATGCCTTTAAACCCTCGGATCACTTCAAGTTCATCTCAGTCGTGGAAGAAAAGATTCATCCGGCCAATGGGATGCCGATGGCAAACCCCGACAGCTTGTCCCGTGGACGGGCAATGGAAGAGCGCGGCAGGGGAGTCAAAGTTGTGGATGTGGAAGGCCGATTCCGCCGCTTCGTGTCAGCGAATGCGAAGCAAGTATCCTGGGATGCCATTGAGTGGAGGCGGGCCAAACGCGTAGGCTTCAACTTTGCAGCATTTCCCGGCCAGGACCTCTTTGCTCGTCAGGACTCCGATGGCCGGATCGTAACAAAAGACGCACATAGCGGAGAGATCGTTGGCCAGTTGGACTACTGCGTGCCCGATGAAGTCCCAAGGTCTCCCTTTGCCCCATACGTACCTTGCGGCGGTGAAAAGGACATCATGTGCCTAGAGCTGGGAGAGTCGGCCATGCTCTTGTTGGTCAAAAACCCCGCCTGTGGTCAACAAGAGATCTACCGGCGCATTGGTGTGGCTATTGGATACCAGAACCGTAAAGGATTCTTTTACGGATGTGAAACAAGAACGGTCCGGCTCGCTTAG